The Syngnathoides biaculeatus isolate LvHL_M chromosome 1, ASM1980259v1, whole genome shotgun sequence region tcctcatgtgggtcgcaagggagtgctggagccgatcccagctgtcaacaggcagggttacaccctgaactggtcgccagccaatcactgcacatcgagacaaacaaccaatcacctacgggcaatttagagtctccaattattgttgcatgtttttgggatgcgggaggaaacccacgcaggcacggggaggacatgcaaacgccacacaggcgaggccgggatcgaacccgggtcctcagaactatgaagctaatgccttaccagctgatccaccatgccaccctaaatagaaaaaatatatcatgaaatataaacaaaatgacatctcgaaaataaaagtaaatgctgagttaaaaaaaatggattaaaacattcaaaaaaaaaaagacataaaagcGGCAACGGCGTCGTGAGTCACATCACGAGTTGCTTTTCCGGCAGGAAAAATGAGAGCTGCAAATGTTTGCGGCTGACGAGATCCAAAGAGACGTTTTTGACCCGCACTGCGGGCTGTATAcacgacacgcacacacacaagcacgcacgcacacactgctCGTCATCGTCCTGAAATGTCCGACTTGGTCCAATCGCaatttgcgccccccccccccaccaccaccacctttgTCTCCACCAATCGCAATCCAGCACCAGAATCTCACCGAGGCCCATTTCCATGCGTGCGTGCTAATACTTTTGTTGCGTTCGCAGCGGAGGCGGAGAGCGCCGATCTCGCCGCGAAGGCGCCGGCGGGCGCCGAATCCACCGGCGGGCAGCCGAAGCTGAAGGACAGACACAAGTTTCTGGAGGAAGCCTTCCAGCAGGACGTGGAGCAGTACCTGTCCACGGGGTACCTCCAGATCGCCGAGAGACGAGgtcaggcggcggcggcgccgttTGGGTTGACGTCGTAGCCGCTCACAACTGCCGCGGGCGAACTCCATCGGTCGTTTTATGCGACAGAGATTTATTTCTTGGCCGTTGCCATGTCTAAAGTCTTCGGGATATTTGATTTTGCAGAACTCGCCGTCGGGTTCTGACATTTCGGGTTTAAATCACGTTTAATACGATTCGGAGCTGAGGAGGTGTGTTGTCGTCATCTTCAGTTTCAAAGAGCGACTCCGGGTTCGGATCACCTCGGTCGGCTCGGAAGAAAACCAAGAACCCGACAAATAGACAAATAGTGCACTTGTGAAATCTCGTCAGTATTTCATGAAAGATGATAAATATCATTCACCGAGTCTTCAGTCTCCAAAGTTCACTTTGGGGGTGTTGGCCCGGTGTTGCACTGGTTCTGATGAATCCGGAAAGGCGCTCAGTGCACTTCAGGAATGTCCGCCGACAGTCGCAAAAACTGAATTTGCCCACTCCAGTTGTCTTTGGCTCAAGGGGGGGTCGCCAGTGAAATAACGTGACTCCTCCCCCgtggttttcttcttctttcttgtgCTCTCCTTCCATGCGGCCTTGCTCCGCCCTCCCAACGTCCTCGAGGTACGGTAGCCAATGGTTGTCTTCGCTCTCTACTCCGCATTGGCCAATCATCTCTCAGATCCTCCTTGACGCCGCCCCCCCCAAGACCACCTCATAGTATTCCATACGTAATGCATGCAGCGCTTTCAAATATTCACCCCTCAGGGGTTCCATATtcaataataaatgtttaatgcaggaaaatatttatgtatttttcatcttttttttttttaatctgaaccCAGTGAAGATACATTGATACATCCCTTTATTTACAATGATAACATAAAATGATTTCAAGACAGCTAAAAGTTttcatccctgcgtgggtttgccgGGCTCGTCGTCGCCCCCTGCTGGACGCCTCCCCCGGTCCCAAATAATAACGCCGATCCTCTCGCTGTCCCGACGCGCTCGCAGGGCCAATAGGCAGCATGTCGTCCATGGAGGTCAACGTGGACATGCTGGAGCAGATGGACCTGATGGACATGTCGGACCACGAGGCGCTCGACGTCTTCCTGCACTCGGGCGGCGAGGACAACAGCGCCACCTCGCCCGTCACAGGTACCCACCCATTTGCTTCTCTTTACGCTCACGTTCGTTTAGCAGTTGCgctcaactcttttttttttttttttttttttttttttttcttgatgtatatatatgtatgtgtgtatacaatATTTATCGATTagattaaattaataaatttttatgattaaatcattattaaattaaatagttATACAtattgggagatttttttttttttttttcccccccttgtcACCTTATCGTAAAATAACAATACCATTTAGGAACGTTCGATTCTGGAACAAGAATTCTCTCCAGAATAATCCCGGATACTAATAGTACTTTTGATACAAATAATTTCGATGATTATGAACCAAGGACCTTTCTTCCTTTGCGCCGATACGGATTTGATGTATTGTGTAGCGCCACCCACTGGCCAGGAGGACTTACTCCACGTCCGCTTTCGGATTTCCGGAGGGCCCCCTTAAGTATCGGCGGCCGGTATCGGCATCCTCCTCGAGTTCCGAAACCTTGAGCGGTTTTTGGCTCTTCCAGGCCCCGACGCGCTGACGGCAGAAATCAGCCTGCAGGTCCCCACGCAGGCCGAACTGCGCGACAAACTCTCGTCACTGTCGTCGACGTGCGCCCGCCGCGACCAggaagacgacgacgaagagGGTGAGGGGGAAGAGGAGGGAGGGTCGAGCGTGACgaagagggggaggaggaggaagagggccCCCCCGCCGGCGCCCGATTGTGGCGGCGGGACGCCCAAAgtttgaaagggggggggggggcgcgtccGTCCGTCCCCAGTTTACGACGTCTGCCTTAAACAGCAACTTAcagttgggaggaaaaaaagaaaaaaaacttttgacgCTAACTCTGACCACAACGTCAACTCAGGTGCACGTGTTGTGGTTTGGTTCTGAACGACGacgacaaaaaaagtaaaaagaagcACAAGCGACGACGACCACGAAACGAAACCTACTGCCAAAAtgttgcgctttttttttttctcccctgaaCCACGGAAACTCTTCGCGACGCCCACAGACGCCGGAATGGGCCGAACCGTTGCCGTACCTTCCCTATTTCCTCCAAGTGGAACAAATAACGTGCAAGCCGCACGGCTCGCAAATGACCCAAACTTGGAACTTTTAGTCGGTGTCCGTCCCGACTGCGGACTTGTCGACCGTTTGGGTGTGTCGTGTATTTATGTGGTGTGTACTTTATGTTGTTATTGCGCTAAGATGAGTGGAGATGAAATTAAAAGGACATCTGAGGACAATTGTGGTGCATTTGAGGACGCTCCATTTTTCTGCCCACTGAACACCGTACGATGCTAATTTGTGATTTTCGGGGATTGTGATGCTCTTCGTGACGTAAGGCCTCTtgggggagtggaggccccggtgggatacgaacccacaacctctggctTACCAAACCGGCGCtcttaaccactgagctacctTGTGTATACTAACATACATTGGTCACCAGTCTCTCTCtctacgcacacacacacgtgcatatatacacacatacatacacttaTTTATACActgtctgtatatatatatatatatatatatatatatatatatatatatatatatatatatacacacatatatgtgtatatatatatatatatgtgtgtgtatatatatatatatatatatatatacacacacacatacaaggcAGCTCAGTAGCCCATAGTGGAATATATGCACACATTTAAGCATATgttgattttactttttttttgggctcttttcaaaagaaaattgagaTCTGCGCCCGTTTTGTTTTTCGCTCGGCTTCTGAAGTTGCCTCCCGCCGTCAACATGTAAAAGATGAAATCAAATTATCGCAAATGAACTAAAATGAAGACGAGAGACGTCGGCAAAGGCTTGACAGTGAATTGTCGGCAAGTTTTTATTCAAcctcaaatacaaacaaactgcaaaaaagtaataaaaaaaaaatggtaaccaACACGAGAGTCTGGACCAATAAATTAAGAGCCTCGCTTTGTGTGAGCGAGCACTTTCAGACATTTATatcaaaaaagatgaaaaacatcGTTAAGGCTATAAAAACTTGACaacagctttctttttttattattatttcaacgCTGAAAACGCGaacggcgtttttttttttccttaaatagTCGTAAAAGTTTTTTCAGTCCTCTGCGCGGGTGGGATGACGAccccgggaaaaaaaacaaaacaaagtatcCAGGatttgaaaagcattttttttttctcagtgcaACATGAGGAGCTACAACCTTTCTCTCTGTGAAATATTTgagtgaaaaaatgtaaaaaaagaaaatataataaaatattccTCACCTGCATTCTATCACCCcctaacaacaaaaaaaaagttaaaaaaaaaaaaactaggtcAAAGGGTCTCGGGTACGGGCTTGGGAGACTCTTATTTAGCGATATAAGCAGcacttaattttttaaaaaatttttccactttttttttttgtttgtttacatacgGGAGCGACCCTGTCGTTAGCGCGCACGTTGATGAAGAAAGGGAATTGTAAggctttttcttcatcatcatcatcatcacttccTTCCCCGCCGGGCTCAAGTATGTAAAAGACTTTTAATAATGGATtattatgtacaaaaaaaaaacgtttttttttaaaaagtcacacgagaggggggggggtttaattgaataattaattaaagtttaaaaaaaaaattgatagaaAACTGAACATTTCACATTTGACACTAATGGCTCTACTTGAAAAACAATCAATGtagcacaaattaaaaaaaaaaatgataattgaAGTCAGATGGagtggaagaaaaaatggaATGTTAACACGATTGCACGTCTCCAACCAAGCGTAGGgcgggcgcggggggggggggggcaaagcttTTCCGCCGTCTTAGCGCGAGCTTCCGGCTAACCTCacgacttttcattttttttccggcATGATACAGTAAATCGGAAAGCGGCAGCACCAAAAAAATAAGGCCGAACTCCTCGCTTTGAggcacactttttctttttcttttttgcgctCAAATCCCACAAACGACAAAACAGACGCAGAAGGTggaggaaaaaattaaaaaaaacaaacaaacaaacaagtcgTGTCTTTCAAGTTTTCGCTACGAGCGCGCCCCACGGCCTTTTCCGGGAAATACTGCAGGAGCTGCGCCAGGAATtcaaagaggggggaaaaaaacagacaaaacttTGGGTTTTGATTTCCGGAAAATTTGGCGGGCCGGGtcaggggggggaaaaaaaaaaaaaaaagcaactgggGAAAATGGCGTCAAATGTTTTGGATGCTTAGTGCAAAAAGCCCATCAGGACACAGCGGCCGCTTTGGGCATCAGGCTGGACGAGAGGCGGGCCAGGGACACCTCCATGGCGCCGCGCTTGCGGGGGGCGCCGCGCTTGGCCGGCGACGCTCCGGCGGGGCTGACGGGACGCTGGCGGCAGACGTCGCCCCCGCCCGCCGCCGCGAGGCCGGCGCGCTTCTGCAAGGCCCGCCCGCACACCTGGTTCACCAAGTTGTTGATTTGCTCCTGATGCAAAatccaaaaatacatttgggcagtcaacaaaaaaaattgtcttgaaTATTAcagatatggggggggggggggggggaacgcttTAATTTCaagtaaaggtaaaaaaaaaatatatatatatatttcactaAAAATGAAGTGATCATAAATGACTTTTAAAACTGTCGATTTACAAATAGTCaaagaaaatattgtttgaaattttatcttgtatttttccaattttactGACGACTATTTCCTATTTTGAATTTCCTTCTAgcattatttacatttaattccaagtaaaaataattttaaaatgtgaaacgtgaaatttgtcttttgttttccacGTACTCCAGTTTCTATTTTCATAtttccttgacatttttttttacgaaatATTAGCCGGGTTACGATAAGGCCCGCTCACCTCGTCGTATCTGTACATCATCTTGAGGCCTCTGCACGACTTGTGCTTCTCCACGAAGCGCAGCGCGCACTCGAGGCAGAACACCACGTTGTCCGTCTCCTGCACcacctgcaaaaataaaaatattcatgaaaaatgcacattttgagcATGAACTGATTACTTCCTAGTGAagcaaaaatagtttaaaattaaatgactttgaaaacaaaaactttcacCTAAACATAAATatgcacatcattttttttacaataacaaTTCAAATCTCATTTGCTTGGTTTGCTTTTGCACTTAATTTGacttttatcttatttttttacaataataattcaaatcctatttgcTTGATTTGCATTTTCAACTTTAATTTTTACCTTTGTAAAccatttcattgtatttattattcattattattttatttattttattatccaATTTTTGAATCTTTAAggtatatttaaaaatttctgtcattttagtttacaaatgaaaaagtgtCTAGAAACCAAATGTCTTTGCTGTAATTTGACATGAAATTTTATttcttgattattattttttctctttgattTGATTAATTTGAAAGCTTCCCCCCcattttcaaactgtgcatTCGACGAAGGCGACATTTTTAGACAAGGGAAAGTTGAATATTTGTGGCGACCATGGACAAGTAGCAGAGGTGGTGGCAGATCTGGCACCGCCTCTCGGAGGACTCGAGCGCCGTCCACTTCCCGCGCGGCTTCTTGCGGCCCTCGTCGTGAGCGCCGTAGCGCGCCGCCGAGTGCAGGCCCGCCGCGAACAGTTCCGAGCGCTGCCGCATCTCCGTGTTCCTGCGCCGCAACAACGTCGTTAACAGAGGCGATCCCgaaaaccaaaaaccaaacGGCGACTGCAACGTCCCCCGGCCCCACCACCTGAGGTCTTTGAGGAGGGCGGCGACGGTGGCGAGCAGGCGGCCGTTGTCCCGTTTGGACTCGGCCGTGGCGATCTGGTAGAGCAGCTTCTCCATGGAGAACGGCTCGGCGATGCGTCGCCACTTCAGATCCTGGTGGGGCCAAAACCAAAAGCGCAAATGA contains the following coding sequences:
- the dtnbp1b gene encoding dystrobrevin binding protein 1b isoform X3 codes for the protein MSTSPGEAEGSQRNSSEAESADLAAKAPAGAESTGGQPKLKDRHKFLEEAFQQDVEQYLSTGYLQIAERRGSMSSMEVNVDMLEQMDLMDMSDHEALDVFLHSGGEDNSATSPVTGPDALTAEISLQVPTQAELRDKLSSLSSTCARRDQEDDDEEGEGEEEGGSSVTKRGRRRKRAPPPAPDCGGGTPKV
- the dtnbp1b gene encoding dystrobrevin binding protein 1b isoform X2 is translated as MRNRRGLKRKREVAEAESADLAAKAPAGAESTGGQPKLKDRHKFLEEAFQQDVEQYLSTGYLQIAERRGPIGSMSSMEVNVDMLEQMDLMDMSDHEALDVFLHSGGEDNSATSPVTGPDALTAEISLQVPTQAELRDKLSSLSSTCARRDQEDDDEEGEGEEEGGSSVTKRGRRRKRAPPPAPDCGGGTPKV
- the dtnbp1b gene encoding dystrobrevin binding protein 1b isoform X1, yielding MSTSPGEAEGSQRNSSEAESADLAAKAPAGAESTGGQPKLKDRHKFLEEAFQQDVEQYLSTGYLQIAERRGPIGSMSSMEVNVDMLEQMDLMDMSDHEALDVFLHSGGEDNSATSPVTGPDALTAEISLQVPTQAELRDKLSSLSSTCARRDQEDDDEEGEGEEEGGSSVTKRGRRRKRAPPPAPDCGGGTPKV